The Melospiza georgiana isolate bMelGeo1 chromosome 1, bMelGeo1.pri, whole genome shotgun sequence genome contains the following window.
AGCTGtagaaaaataaagctttgtGTAGTTTTCTGGCCATGTATTGCTGTTAATTAGTGCCAGCACACTCTTTTGCTCAAGCTTCCttcagcagaaaggaaaaaatatgccTAATTCCCCCTTACTTAGCAAAGAATGCACACTTTGACATGAAAGTACTGCTAGAAAACCCATCAATATTAAAAGGAAGCAAAAGCTGGGCATGGTATCTGCTCAAGAATCAAATGTTCCCTACTGGCCACAAGGCAATTGTAACAGTCTTCCCTAACCATTTATTTGGTTAACTACTTACACAGCAGTCAAATCCCGCTTCAAAAACCTGAGATGAAAGACTTCTGCAGATGCATTTTTAAAGATGCCAGCAGATGCTGCTAGGAGCATTTCAGAACTCTGTGACACTGAACAAAACACCATGAAAATGAGTTTTCCAGCTTGACTTGCAACTGCAAGAAAAATACAATGAATGCACTTGCATTTGTAAATGTGTaagagaaatttcatttttcacaaaagatttTGAGGTATTTTATCTATATAGCAATCTTTATTTCAAAATGGCAtttattacaaaaatgtaaaaatccagcaaaaccagaaatgttGAGATTATTTTCCTGGACTATCAACTCCAGGGAATGTTTTTCCTGTAGCCTTtccctcaaaatatttttcctgcttcCAGTCTGATTACAGGTGCAAATGTGCCTAAATGGCCTGGAATAGATAAATATAttgaaaaagacaaaagcttTGGAGCTAAATGCATGCAACAAGTTCTATCAGGAAgaaaccattaaaaataaacataaatgtAGAGATAATGTGCATGTATCCAGGGACGGGCTCAGTCGTCCTTGTCCTTGGCTCCATGTTTGAGGATGCGCGTGAACTCGATGTAGTTGAAGTTGCCCTTTTTGTCAATGGGGGCCTCTCTGTACAGCTCATCCACCTCCTCATCCGTGAACCTGTCTCCCATGGTGGTCAGCAGCTCCCGCAGGTAGTCCTCCTGGATGAACCCTGGAGCACAGTGTAGGAGGACAGAAGAGGAGTTTTTACATTTATCTACTAATACATGCGTGATAATTTCTTTGAGTTCTTTCCCTCAATTAAAGATACCTACAGTCTTCATCTGCCATATTAAAACAATGCCATTAAACTCTATCACTAACATTGCCAAATAACTACAAGGATTCAATCAAATCAGGCATCTTAGTTTGAAAGGTCTCACTTCAAATAAAGACCATTTTATGCTTTACCTGTGGTGTTCTatagaatataaaaatttaTCAGCATTCATATTGGACATTTTTCCAACAGCAGGGCTACACTCCCAATAGTACCAAGAACCTTCTAactcagtattttaaaaatcgCAAAAGGGATCAGTTTACCTTGAGACTTCTTATTGAAAtaccacaaaaaaagaaagtcaTGGAACTTGACTATTAACATTCAATAAGTGCATGAAACATGGGAAAGTTTACAACATTTCAAATTGATCTTAAATCACTGGTAAAACTAAGATTTACCAGATTGGTTGCAAAGAATAAATTCTTGGCGTGGTTTATTAAACAAGTAGGCTTGTCTAACTTGTGATTGCTTTTATCATCACTCCTGTGAGTCACACAAGAATTTTCTTGcattcattttcttctccttttagTGCACCTTAACAAGAGGGAAGGTGGATACAAAGTTCTCCATAAAAGAACAACAGCTTTGAAAACAGTGTTTCCCCTTATAAAAGCGGCCCCAAAGGTGAATTTTAAGTTAGGAATAAATTAAGAACCTGGTTCCCGATCAAcatcttttatattttcttctgtcttgAACAGAATGAACCGCcagaaatttgaaatttctACAGAGACTGAAAAGGCAGATTTAGCACATGAGGATACAGTCATGATTTTCAGtttgcagaaattaaaattttcagagTTAAAAAACTGATCACCACTTCTATGAACACAAGTATTTGTTGTTACAGAAGTAAGCAGAAGTAATACATGTACACTGTTGTTTCACCCACATACCTGTTGCTTCTTCATCAAAGCAAGCAAAGGCATTCCTGATTACATCCTCTGGGTCGGTGCCATTTAACTTCTCACCAAACATGGTGAGGAACATGGTGAAGTTGATGGGGCCTGGAGCCTCATTCATCATGGCATCCAGGTATTCATCCGTTGGATTCTTTCCTACAAATAAAGGGATTCATACTCGGTTTAGCTTTCAAACTGAACAAGTAATGTCAACACAAACCGAGTGTTAACACAAACTGAGACACCTCTCATATCCCAAACTCAGTATTTTGATCTTTGCAGCACAAATTTGCCTGGCAAGCATGAACAGAGGAAAGGGGCATTACCAAGGGAGGCGAGCATGTCGTGCAGGTCCTCTTTGTCAATGAAGCCATCCCTGTTCTGGTCGATCATGTTGAAGGCCTCCTTGAATTCCTGGATCTGCGACTGATCGAACATGGCAAACACATTGGAAGTGGCGCGCTGAGGGCGCTTCTTGGTGGTCTTCGTCTTTGCTCTTTTGCTAGACATGGTGGCTGTTGGTTCTAAGGAGACAGAAATATATCCAAGATTTAGCCTTATTAAATCACACTGCAAGTCCCTGGGGTAGAGGAACATCAGGCTTCATATGTTGTTATGGGCATATACCCTGAAGTACACATTTATTTCAATATCTCCTGCTCCAATTTCCTTCATACTTCACTTGCTGTGAAAGCATAAAGCCTTTGAGGATTGAGGGACCAGCACAGTAGGCCAATAGGAGGCTATataaaaaaagcccaaatcaAATCAAAGCTCTTGAAACTCACACAGTGCTTGTGTTGCTGATTCAATACTCCACCTGCATCTTCCACAAATTAATACAACTACATATGCAGGAATTTGGGAGGCACTGTTGACATAGAAGGATATGTGCTGCTAAACTAGCACAGTGGTTAAATAGATCAGACAGTATGCTAAACTAacattttggaggaaaaaaaaatgtattttaggcTCTAAATAGCATTTTGTTAGACTAGCTACCGTTGAGAGACAGAGAGCACCAACTTAGTTCAAAAGTTCTACAGTGCTATTCCCTTACACAGTGGAACTACTACACAACACATGCAAATGACAACACACTCTTTTTAGAACGCATTAAAAGGTATGATAGCTACAAAAATGTGAAGACTGTTACTTTTAAGCTACCAACCCTTAGAAACATTTATGTGTTTTTATAAATTTTCACATATCACAGATATACTCATGTTATTGTTTCCCTTGAAGCTGTCATATGAAGAAATAAACATGGTagattattatatattataacaCTAATACATTCAGGCTACAAGTGAGGCTTTTTAATTAACTGCATCTCTTTATCTGGAAAGATACATGTAGTGTTCCAACTAAATGTATGACAGCACAAACTGGAAAAGCTGAGTCATTCACCGAAAGGCAAACATAAAGTCCTCAAGGCTGCTTTTGGATCAGAAGTTAGACCCTTTTTAATGTTGTTTCCAAAAGTCTCATAGCCTCTGCTTGCATTAGCTAAAACTAAAGTGTAATCTGTACTGCTAAAATCCCTCATAATGCTCAAAGTGTTATGCAAACCAAATTCCT
Protein-coding sequences here:
- the LOC131096578 gene encoding myosin regulatory light chain 2, smooth muscle minor isoform produces the protein MSSKRAKTKTTKKRPQRATSNVFAMFDQSQIQEFKEAFNMIDQNRDGFIDKEDLHDMLASLGKNPTDEYLDAMMNEAPGPINFTMFLTMFGEKLNGTDPEDVIRNAFACFDEEATGFIQEDYLRELLTTMGDRFTDEEVDELYREAPIDKKGNFNYIEFTRILKHGAKDKDD